From one Eucalyptus grandis isolate ANBG69807.140 chromosome 9, ASM1654582v1, whole genome shotgun sequence genomic stretch:
- the LOC104431081 gene encoding probable disease resistance protein At5g66900 isoform X1: MDPIKKLLDEGKGLVNNCLRIHSLNWYKRYTHSNKLTEYDVAVREKFQIYMPLLATRNHAEMLIKMDEIMFRWPGQANGGGLQSGLGTWGNLSVPVAPAFMVGSEAEVSMREIKLRLLKGGVSVIVVTAPGGCGKTTLLKKLCHDWEIKGKFNNIMFVRVSRKPNLIGIVQQMYQHNGFEAPEIEAEDGAFSCLEQLLNRIGQDPVLLVLDDVWAEWESILKKFVSNGIKDYKIVVTSRYEFPYFRPVHHLKPLTHNEAVKLFRESVAVDDGSMDAPDDETLDQIVKRCKGLPLALTVVAKSLRGKDRPIWERKLLDWSEGHYPLGLDSEILDCLRKSLDDLDGDPSIKERFMDLGSFLEDCKIPTTALIDVWVELYKLDFKGVRAIADLHELVYRNLADLIVTSGYYAMQHDMLRELAIMECNKGEIEKRERLILELIGNNFPDWWSKQKQQPLGARLVSISTDKTFSTPWPNLELPKVEAPVLNFQNDMQSKTYLPEFIEEADKLKALIVTNHSFFPTELHNFHVLGSNLRKIRFQRVIVPFLSMGNLRLHNLKKISLFMCYISQTSTSNDAKISDAMPNLVELDIDYCDNLVTLPDGICEIKPLRKLSITNCHNFFALPEQTGQLTSLEVVGLNSCITLSNLLDSIKSLQNVRLLNISDCLKLSALPHQIGQMVKLERINIRGCPKWSGLPRSIMNLRNLRKVICEKEKAGMWKPLKDTLPSLDIILFKEKHSLAWLE; encoded by the exons ATGGATCCGATCAAGAAACTATTGGATGAAGGCAAAGGACTAGTCAACAACTGCTTGAGGATCCACTCGCTCAACTGGTACAAGAGGTATACACACTCGAACAAACTGACCGAGTACGACGTGGCTGTCCGTGAGAAGTTCCAGATTTACATGCCCCTGCTAGCCACGAGGAACCATGCGGAGATGTTGATAAAGATGGACGAGATCATGTTCAGATGGCCTGGTCAAGCAAACGGTGGGGGCCTCCAGAGCGGGCTCGGGACTTGGGGCAACCTTTCGGTCCCTGTGGCGCCTGCTTTCATGGTCGGGTCAGAGGCGGAGGTGTCCATGAGGGAGATCAAACTGCGGTTGCTCAAGGGGGGAGTGTCTGTGATTGTTGTGACCGCCCCAGGTGGATGTGGGAAAACCACTCTGCTCAAGAAGTTGTGCCATGACTGGGAAATTAAAG GCAAGTTCAACAACATCATGTTCGTCAGAGTCTCGAGGAAACCCAATCTGATAGGCATTGTCCAGCAAATGTATCAACATAACGGTTTTGAGGCGCCCGAGATTGAAGCAGAAGATGGTGCATTTAGTTGCTTGGAGCAACTGCTCAACAGAATAGGACAAGATCCTGTGTTGCTTGTGCTGGACGATGTCTGGGCCGAATGGGAATCAATCCTTAAGAAGTTTGTCAGCAACGGTATAAAAGATTACAAGATTGTGGTGACATCAAGATATGAGTTTCCTTATTTTCGTCCTGTGCATCACCTGAAACCACTGACTCATAATGAAGCCGTAAAATTATTTCGTGAATCTGTTGCTGTTGATGATGGAAGCATGGATGCACCGGATGatgagaccttggatcag ATAGTGAAGCGCTGCAAGGGATTGCCATTGGCTCTTACAGTCGTTGCCAAGTCTCTCCGAGGAAAGGATCGTCCAATCTGGGAAAGAAAGCTTCTTGATTGGTCTGAAGGTCATTACCCCTTGGGTTTGGACAGCGAGATTCTAGATTGCCTCAGGAAGAGCTTGGATGACTTGGATGGTGACCCTTCAATCAAGGAACGTTTCATGGACCTTGGGTCGTTTCTGGAGGATTGCAAGATCCCCACCACCGCCCTTATCGATGTGTGGGTGGAATTGTACAAGCTAGATTTCAAAGGCGTGCGTGCTATTGCTGACCTCCACGAACTCGTTTACAGGAACCTAGCTGATCTCATAGTCACCAG TGGCTACTATGCTATGCAACACGATATGCTCAGAGAGCTGGCTATCATGGAGTGCAACAAGGGGGaaatagagaagagagagagactcattttgGAGTTGattggaaataattttcctgATTGGTGGAGCAAGCAAAAGCAACAGCCTCTTGGCGCTCGTCTAGTATCCATCTCTACAG ATAAAACATTCTCGACTCCCTGGCCAAATCTTGAATTGCCTAAAGTTGAGGCTCCTGTCTTGAACTTTCAGAACGACATGCAATCTAAAACTTATTTGCCTGAATTCATTGAGGAGGCAGATAAACTCAAGGCTCTAATAGTAACAAACCATAGCTTCTTTCCGACTGAGCTGCACAATTTCCATGTCCTTGGATCCAATTTAAGGAAGATTAGGTTCCAACGTGTCATAGTTCCTTTCCTAAGCATGGGAAACCTGCGCTTGCACAATCTGAAAAAGATATCGTTATTCATGTGCTATATCAGTCAAACTTCAACATCGAATGATGCTAAAATATCCGATGCAATGCCAAACTTAGTGGAGCTCGACATTGACTATTGTGATAATCTTGTGACATTACCGGATGGCATATGTGAGATAAAGCCTTTGAGAAAGCTTAGCATCACAAATTGCCATAATTTCTTCGCTCTTCCGGAACAAACTGGGCAACTAACATCCCTCGAAGTGGTTGGGCTTAATTCTTGCATAACCTTGTCAAACTTACTAGATTCGATCAAAAGCCTTCAAAATGTGAGACTTCTCAATATATCTGACTGCCTGAAATTGAGTGCCTTACCTCATCAAATCGGTCAAATGGTTAAGCTTGAGAGGATAAACATAAGAGGGTGTCCAAAGTGGTCTGGGTTGCCAAGGTCCATCATGAACTTGAGGAACTTAAGGAAGGTGATTTGTGAGAAAGAAAAAGCCGGCATGTGGAAGCCTCTTAAGGACACTCTCCCGAGCTTGGACATAATTTTGTTCAAAGAAAAACATAGCTTGGCTTGGCTTGAGTGA
- the LOC104431081 gene encoding probable disease resistance protein At5g66900 isoform X2: MDPIKKLLDEGKGLVNNCLRIHSLNWYKRYTHSNKLTEYDVAVREKFQIYMPLLATRNHAEMLIKMDEIMFRWPGQANGGGLQSGLGTWGNLSVPVAPAFMVGSEAEVSMREIKLRLLKGGVSVIVVTAPGGCGKTTLLKKLCHDWEIKGKFNNIMFVRVSRKPNLIGIVQQMYQHNGFEAPEIEAEDGAFSCLEQLLNRIGQDPVLLVLDDVWAEWESILKKFVSNGIKDYKIVVTSRYEFPYFRPVHHLKPLTHNEAVKLFRESVAVDDGSMDAPDDETLDQIVKRCKGLPLALTVVAKSLRGKDRPIWERKLLDWSEGHYPLGLDSEILDCLRKSLDDLDGDPSIKERFMDLGSFLEDCKIPTTALIDVWVELYKLDFKGVRAIADLHELVYRNLADLIVTRRDSNDDNESYK; encoded by the exons ATGGATCCGATCAAGAAACTATTGGATGAAGGCAAAGGACTAGTCAACAACTGCTTGAGGATCCACTCGCTCAACTGGTACAAGAGGTATACACACTCGAACAAACTGACCGAGTACGACGTGGCTGTCCGTGAGAAGTTCCAGATTTACATGCCCCTGCTAGCCACGAGGAACCATGCGGAGATGTTGATAAAGATGGACGAGATCATGTTCAGATGGCCTGGTCAAGCAAACGGTGGGGGCCTCCAGAGCGGGCTCGGGACTTGGGGCAACCTTTCGGTCCCTGTGGCGCCTGCTTTCATGGTCGGGTCAGAGGCGGAGGTGTCCATGAGGGAGATCAAACTGCGGTTGCTCAAGGGGGGAGTGTCTGTGATTGTTGTGACCGCCCCAGGTGGATGTGGGAAAACCACTCTGCTCAAGAAGTTGTGCCATGACTGGGAAATTAAAG GCAAGTTCAACAACATCATGTTCGTCAGAGTCTCGAGGAAACCCAATCTGATAGGCATTGTCCAGCAAATGTATCAACATAACGGTTTTGAGGCGCCCGAGATTGAAGCAGAAGATGGTGCATTTAGTTGCTTGGAGCAACTGCTCAACAGAATAGGACAAGATCCTGTGTTGCTTGTGCTGGACGATGTCTGGGCCGAATGGGAATCAATCCTTAAGAAGTTTGTCAGCAACGGTATAAAAGATTACAAGATTGTGGTGACATCAAGATATGAGTTTCCTTATTTTCGTCCTGTGCATCACCTGAAACCACTGACTCATAATGAAGCCGTAAAATTATTTCGTGAATCTGTTGCTGTTGATGATGGAAGCATGGATGCACCGGATGatgagaccttggatcag ATAGTGAAGCGCTGCAAGGGATTGCCATTGGCTCTTACAGTCGTTGCCAAGTCTCTCCGAGGAAAGGATCGTCCAATCTGGGAAAGAAAGCTTCTTGATTGGTCTGAAGGTCATTACCCCTTGGGTTTGGACAGCGAGATTCTAGATTGCCTCAGGAAGAGCTTGGATGACTTGGATGGTGACCCTTCAATCAAGGAACGTTTCATGGACCTTGGGTCGTTTCTGGAGGATTGCAAGATCCCCACCACCGCCCTTATCGATGTGTGGGTGGAATTGTACAAGCTAGATTTCAAAGGCGTGCGTGCTATTGCTGACCTCCACGAACTCGTTTACAGGAACCTAGCTGATCTCATAGTCACCAG GAGAGATTCAAATGACGACAACGAATCTTATAAATGA
- the LOC104420463 gene encoding probable disease resistance protein At5g66900 isoform X3: MRKKYTHSNKLKAFNAELMGDFKLYIQLLDARNNSEMLWEVKEIGLGVKQLILSSQENGGALKSGFGAAGNLAVPDAPDFIVGSVVEASLWKLREHLLEEGVSVIVVTASGGCGKTTLLKKLCHDKDVEGKFNIMFVPVSKKPTLTDIIRKMIQHNGLDVPEIVTEDDAVRYLQQLLIKIGQNPVLLVLDDVWTDSQSIIEKFVFKKIKHYKIVVTSRYEFPNVDLVHHLNPLPHEEALELFRRSVTVNGRRLVAPDDELWDKIVKHCKGLPLALIVIAKSLQGKDHSFWETKLLNLSHLGLDSDILNCLRKSLDDLDGNTSIKERFMDLGSFPEDHKIPATVLIDMWVELYRQDFDGTLAINDLHELFYRSLADPVITRRDSNEDEDKCYSSHYATQHELLRELAIMECKQGDVENRKRLIVDLTTNNFLDWWSKQKQPTFSAHLVSIYTDGRFSTPWPNLQLPS; encoded by the exons ATGCGCAAGAAGTATACGCACTCCAACAAGCTCAAGGCATTCAATGCAGAATTAATGGGGGATTTCAAGCTTTACATCCAACTGCTGGACGCGAGAAACAACAGCGAGATGTTGTGGGAGGTGAAGGAGATTGGGTTAGGAGTCAAGCAGTTGATCCTTTCCAGTCAAGAGAACGGCGGGGCCCTAAAGAGCGGATTTGGGGCTGCGGGCAACCTCGCGGTCCCTGACGCGCCTG atttcatTGTTGGGTCAGTGGTGGAGGCGTCCTTGTGGAAGCTCAGGGAGCATTTGCTGGAGGAGGGAGTGTCTGTGATTGTTGTGACCGCTTCGGGCGGGTGCGGGAAGACGACCCTGCTGAAGAAATTGTGTCATGACAAGGATGTTGAAG GCAAATTCAACATCATGTTCGTCCCTGTCTCGAAGAAGCCCACCCTGACAGACATTATCCGGAAAATGATTCAACATAATGGTTTAGATGTACCTGAGATTGTAACAGAAGATGATGCAGTTCGTTACTTGCAGCAACTGCTCATCAAAATAGGCCAAAATCCTGTGTTGCTTGTGCTGGACGATGTTTGGACTGACTCGCAATCCATAATTGAGAAATTTGTCTTCAAGAAGATCAAACATTACAAAATTGTGGTGACGTCAAGATATGAATTTCCTAATGTTGATCTTGTGCATCACCTGAACCCATTGCCTCATGAGGAAGCCCTGGAACTTTTTCGTCGATCTGTTACTGTCAATGGTAGAAGGTTGGTTGCGCCGGATGATGAGCTCTGGGATAAG ATAGTGAAACACTGTAAGGGATTGCCATTAGCTCTTATAGTCATTGCCAAGTCTCTCCAAGGAAAGGATCATTCGTTCTGGGAAACAAAGCTTCTTAATTTGTCCCATTTGGGTTTGGACAGTGACATTCTAAATTGCCTCAGAAAGAGTTTGGATGACTTGGATGGTAACACTTCGATCAAGGAGCGTTTCATGGACCTCGGCTCATTTCCAGAGGATCACAAGATCCCTGCCACTGTCCTTATTGATATGTGGGTGGAGTTGTACAGGCAAGATTTCGATGGCACACTCGCCATTAATGACCTCCATGAACTCTTTTACAGGAGCCTAGCTGATCCTGTAATCACCAG GAGAGATTCAAATGAGGATGAGGACAAATGTTACAGCAGCCACTATGCTACGCAACACGAGCTGCTCAGAGAGTTGGCTATCATGGAGTGCAAGCAGGGGGATGTAGAGAACAGAAAGAGACTCATTGTGGACTTAACCAcaaataattttcttgattgGTGGAGTAAGCAAAAGCAACCGACTTTTAGTGCTCATCTAGTGTCAATCTACACAG ATGGAAGATTCTCAACACCTTGGCCGAATCTTCAATTACCTAGCTGA